The Balaenoptera acutorostrata chromosome 10, mBalAcu1.1, whole genome shotgun sequence genome has a window encoding:
- the BRD2 gene encoding bromodomain-containing protein 2 isoform X4, with product MDMGTIKRRLENNYYWAASECMQDFNTMFTNCYIYNKPTDDIVLMAQTLEKIFLQKVASMPQEEQELVVTIPKNSHKKGAKLAALQGSITSAHQVPAVSSVSHTALYTPPPEIPTTVLNIPHPSVISSPLLKSLHSAGPPLLAVSAAPPAQPLAKKKGVKRKADTTTPTPTAILAPGSPASPPGGLEPKAARLPPMRRESGRPIKPPRKDLPDSQQQHQSSKKGKLSEQLKHCNGILKELLSKKHAAYAWPFYKPVDASALGLHDYHDIIKHPMDLSTVKRKMENRDYRDAQEFAADVRLMFSNCYKYNPPDHDVVAMARKLQDVFEFRYAKMPDEPLEPGPLPVSTALPPGLAKSSSESSSEESSSESSSEEEEEEDEEDEEEEEESESSDSEEERAHRLAELQEQLRAVHEQLAALSQGPISKPKRKREKKEKKKKRKAEKHRGRAGVEEDDKGPRAPRPSQPKKSKKASGSGAGSAATLGPPGFGTSGGSSTKLPKKATKTAPPALPAGYDSEEEEESRPMSYDEKRQLSLDINKLPGEKLGRVVHIIQAREPSLRDSNPEEIEIDFETLKPSTLRELERYVLSCLRKKPRKPYTIKKPVGKTKEELALEKKRELEKRLQDVSGQLNSTKKPPKKASEKTETSSAQQVAVSRLSASSSSSDSSSSSSSSSSSDTSDSDSG from the exons ATGGATATGGGAACTATCAAGAGAAGACTTGAAAACAACTATTACTGGGCTGCCTCAGAGTGTATGCAGGATTTCAATACCATGTTCACCAACTGTTATATCTACAACAAG CCTACTGATGATATTGTCCTGATGGCACAAACGCTGGAAAAGATCTTTCTACAGAAGGTGGCGTCAATGCCACAAGAGGAACAAGAGCTTGTGGTGACTATCCCTAAGAACAGCCACAAGAAAGGGGCCAAATTGGCAG cactccAGGGCAGTATCACCAGTGCCCATCAGGTGCCTGCTGTCTCTTCTGTGTCTCACACAGCCCTGTATACTCCACCACCTGAGATACCTACCACTGTCCTCAACATTCCCCACCCATCGGTCATCTCTTCGCCCCTTCTCAAGTCCTTGCACTCCGCTGGACCCCCGCTCCTTGCTGTCTCTGCagctcccccagcccagccccttgcCAAG AAAAAAGGGGTAAAGCGGAAAGCAGATACTACCACCCCTACACCTACAGCTATCCTGGCTCCTGGTTCCCCAGCTAGCCCTCCCGGGGGTCTTGAGCCTAAGGCAGCACGGCTTCCCCCTATGCGTAGAGAGAGTGGCCGCCCTATCAAGCCCCCACGCAAAGACTTGCCTGACTCTCAGCAACAGCACCAAAGCTCCAAGAAAGGAAAGCTGTCGGAACAGTTAAAACATTGCAATGGCATTTTGAAGGAATTACTGTCTAAGAAGCATGCTGCCTATGCCTGGCCTTTCTATAAACCAGTGGACGCTTCTGCTCTTGGCCTGCATGACTACCATGACATCATTAAGCACCCCATGGACCTCAGCACTGTCAAG CGGAAGATGGAGAATCGTGATTACCGGGATGCACAGGAGTTTGCTGCTGACGTGCGGCTTATGTTCTCCAACTGCTATAAGTACAATCCCCCAGACCATGATGTTGTGGCCATGGCACGAAAGTTACAG GATGTATTTGAGTTCCGTTATGCCAAGATGCCAGATGAACCACTGGAACCAGGGCCTTTACCAGTCTCTACTGCCTTGCCCCCTGGCTTGGCCAAATCATCTTCAGAGTCCTCCAGCGAGGAAAGTAGCAGTGAGAGCTcttctgaggaggaggaggaggaagatgaggaggatgaagaggaggaagaagagagtgaAAGCTCTGACTCTGAGGAAGAAAGGGCTCATCGCTTGGCTGAACTACAGGAAcag CTTCGAGCAGTACATGAACAGCTGGCTGCCCTGTCCCAAGGTCCAATATCAAAGCCCAAgcgaaagagagaaaaaaaagagaaaaagaagaaacggaAGGCAGAGAAGCATCGAGGCCGAGCCGGGGTTGAGGAAGATGACAAAGGGCCTCGGGCACCTCGCCCATCTCAGCCCAAGAAGTCCAAGAAAGCGAGTGGCAGTGGGGCTGGTAGCGCTGCTACACTAGGCCCTCCTGGCTTTGGAACTTCTGGAGGAAGTAGCACCAA ACTCCCCAAAAAGGCCACAAAGACAGCCCCACCTGCCCTGCCTGCAGGCTATGAttcagaggaggaggaagaaagcagGCCCATGAGTTATGACGAGAAGCGGCAGTTGAGCCTGGACATCAACAAGTTGCCCGGGGAGAAACTGGGTCGAGTTGTACACATAATTCAAGCCAGGGAGCCCTCTTTACGTGACTCAAACCCAGAAGAAATTGAGATTGATTTTGAAACGCTCAAGCCATCCACGCTTAGAGAGCTTGAACGCTATGTCCTTTCCTGCCTACGAAAGAAACCTCGGAAGCCCTATA ctaTTAAGAAACCTGTGGGAAAGACAAAGGAGGAACTGGCTTTGGAGAAGAAGCGGGAACTAGAAAAGCGGTTACAAGATGTTAGTGGGCAGCTCAATTCTACCAAAAAGCCACCCAAGAAAG CGAGTGAGAAAACGGAGACGTCATCAGCACAGCAGGTAGCAGTGTCCCGCCTCAGTGCTTCCAGCTCCAGCTCAGATTCCAGCTCCTCTTCTTCATCATCCTCTTCTTCAGACACCAGTGATTCAGACTCAGGCTAA
- the BRD2 gene encoding bromodomain-containing protein 2 isoform X3: MASVPALQLTPANPPPPEVSNPKKPGRVTNQLQYLHKVVMKALWKHQFAWPFRQPVDAVKLGLPDYHKIIKQPMDMGTIKRRLENNYYWAASECMQDFNTMFTNCYIYNKPTDDIVLMAQTLEKIFLQKVASMPQEEQELVVTIPKNSHKKGAKLAALQGSITSAHQVPAVSSVSHTALYTPPPEIPTTVLNIPHPSVISSPLLKSLHSAGPPLLAVSAAPPAQPLAKKKGVKRKADTTTPTPTAILAPGSPASPPGGLEPKAARLPPMRRESGRPIKPPRKDLPDSQQQHQSSKKGKLSEQLKHCNGILKELLSKKHAAYAWPFYKPVDASALGLHDYHDIIKHPMDLSTVKRKMENRDYRDAQEFAADVRLMFSNCYKYNPPDHDVVAMARKLQDVFEFRYAKMPDEPLEPGPLPVSTALPPGLAKSSSESSSEESSSESSSEEEEEEDEEDEEEEEESESSDSEEERAHRLAELQEQLRAVHEQLAALSQGPISKPKRKREKKEKKKKRKAEKHRGRAGVEEDDKGPRAPRPSQPKKSKKASGSGAGSAATLGPPGFGTSGGSSTKLPKKATKTAPPALPAGYDSEEEEESRPMSYDEKRQLSLDINKLPGEKLGRVVHIIQAREPSLRDSNPEEIEIDFETLKPSTLRELERYVLSCLRKKPRKPYTIKKPVGKTKEELALEKKRELEKRLQDVSGQLNSTKKPPKKASEKTETSSAQQVAVSRLSASSSSSDSSSSSSSSSSSDTSDSDSG; this comes from the exons ATGGCTTCAGTGCCGGCTTTGCAACTAACCCCTGCCAACCCACCACCCCCGGAGGTGTCCAATCCCAAAAAGCCAGGACGGGTTACCAACCAGTTGCAATACCTGCATAAGGTGGTGATGAAGGCTCTGTGGAAACATCAGTTTGCATGGCCCTTCCGGCAGCCTGTGGATGCTGTCAAACTGGGTCTGCCG GATTATCACAAAATTATAAAGCAGCCTATGGATATGGGAACTATCAAGAGAAGACTTGAAAACAACTATTACTGGGCTGCCTCAGAGTGTATGCAGGATTTCAATACCATGTTCACCAACTGTTATATCTACAACAAG CCTACTGATGATATTGTCCTGATGGCACAAACGCTGGAAAAGATCTTTCTACAGAAGGTGGCGTCAATGCCACAAGAGGAACAAGAGCTTGTGGTGACTATCCCTAAGAACAGCCACAAGAAAGGGGCCAAATTGGCAG cactccAGGGCAGTATCACCAGTGCCCATCAGGTGCCTGCTGTCTCTTCTGTGTCTCACACAGCCCTGTATACTCCACCACCTGAGATACCTACCACTGTCCTCAACATTCCCCACCCATCGGTCATCTCTTCGCCCCTTCTCAAGTCCTTGCACTCCGCTGGACCCCCGCTCCTTGCTGTCTCTGCagctcccccagcccagccccttgcCAAG AAAAAAGGGGTAAAGCGGAAAGCAGATACTACCACCCCTACACCTACAGCTATCCTGGCTCCTGGTTCCCCAGCTAGCCCTCCCGGGGGTCTTGAGCCTAAGGCAGCACGGCTTCCCCCTATGCGTAGAGAGAGTGGCCGCCCTATCAAGCCCCCACGCAAAGACTTGCCTGACTCTCAGCAACAGCACCAAAGCTCCAAGAAAGGAAAGCTGTCGGAACAGTTAAAACATTGCAATGGCATTTTGAAGGAATTACTGTCTAAGAAGCATGCTGCCTATGCCTGGCCTTTCTATAAACCAGTGGACGCTTCTGCTCTTGGCCTGCATGACTACCATGACATCATTAAGCACCCCATGGACCTCAGCACTGTCAAG CGGAAGATGGAGAATCGTGATTACCGGGATGCACAGGAGTTTGCTGCTGACGTGCGGCTTATGTTCTCCAACTGCTATAAGTACAATCCCCCAGACCATGATGTTGTGGCCATGGCACGAAAGTTACAG GATGTATTTGAGTTCCGTTATGCCAAGATGCCAGATGAACCACTGGAACCAGGGCCTTTACCAGTCTCTACTGCCTTGCCCCCTGGCTTGGCCAAATCATCTTCAGAGTCCTCCAGCGAGGAAAGTAGCAGTGAGAGCTcttctgaggaggaggaggaggaagatgaggaggatgaagaggaggaagaagagagtgaAAGCTCTGACTCTGAGGAAGAAAGGGCTCATCGCTTGGCTGAACTACAGGAAcag CTTCGAGCAGTACATGAACAGCTGGCTGCCCTGTCCCAAGGTCCAATATCAAAGCCCAAgcgaaagagagaaaaaaaagagaaaaagaagaaacggaAGGCAGAGAAGCATCGAGGCCGAGCCGGGGTTGAGGAAGATGACAAAGGGCCTCGGGCACCTCGCCCATCTCAGCCCAAGAAGTCCAAGAAAGCGAGTGGCAGTGGGGCTGGTAGCGCTGCTACACTAGGCCCTCCTGGCTTTGGAACTTCTGGAGGAAGTAGCACCAA ACTCCCCAAAAAGGCCACAAAGACAGCCCCACCTGCCCTGCCTGCAGGCTATGAttcagaggaggaggaagaaagcagGCCCATGAGTTATGACGAGAAGCGGCAGTTGAGCCTGGACATCAACAAGTTGCCCGGGGAGAAACTGGGTCGAGTTGTACACATAATTCAAGCCAGGGAGCCCTCTTTACGTGACTCAAACCCAGAAGAAATTGAGATTGATTTTGAAACGCTCAAGCCATCCACGCTTAGAGAGCTTGAACGCTATGTCCTTTCCTGCCTACGAAAGAAACCTCGGAAGCCCTATA ctaTTAAGAAACCTGTGGGAAAGACAAAGGAGGAACTGGCTTTGGAGAAGAAGCGGGAACTAGAAAAGCGGTTACAAGATGTTAGTGGGCAGCTCAATTCTACCAAAAAGCCACCCAAGAAAG CGAGTGAGAAAACGGAGACGTCATCAGCACAGCAGGTAGCAGTGTCCCGCCTCAGTGCTTCCAGCTCCAGCTCAGATTCCAGCTCCTCTTCTTCATCATCCTCTTCTTCAGACACCAGTGATTCAGACTCAGGCTAA
- the BRD2 gene encoding bromodomain-containing protein 2 isoform X2 — protein MLQNVTPHSKLPGEGNAGLLGLGPEAAAPGKRIRKPSLLYEGFESPTMASVPALQLTPANPPPPEVSNPKKPGRVTNQLQYLHKVVMKALWKHQFAWPFRQPVDAVKLGLPDYHKIIKQPMDMGTIKRRLENNYYWAASECMQDFNTMFTNCYIYNKPTDDIVLMAQTLEKIFLQKVASMPQEEQELVVTIPKNSHKKGAKLAALYTPPPEIPTTVLNIPHPSVISSPLLKSLHSAGPPLLAVSAAPPAQPLAKKKGVKRKADTTTPTPTAILAPGSPASPPGGLEPKAARLPPMRRESGRPIKPPRKDLPDSQQQHQSSKKGKLSEQLKHCNGILKELLSKKHAAYAWPFYKPVDASALGLHDYHDIIKHPMDLSTVKRKMENRDYRDAQEFAADVRLMFSNCYKYNPPDHDVVAMARKLQDVFEFRYAKMPDEPLEPGPLPVSTALPPGLAKSSSESSSEESSSESSSEEEEEEDEEDEEEEEESESSDSEEERAHRLAELQEQLRAVHEQLAALSQGPISKPKRKREKKEKKKKRKAEKHRGRAGVEEDDKGPRAPRPSQPKKSKKASGSGAGSAATLGPPGFGTSGGSSTKLPKKATKTAPPALPAGYDSEEEEESRPMSYDEKRQLSLDINKLPGEKLGRVVHIIQAREPSLRDSNPEEIEIDFETLKPSTLRELERYVLSCLRKKPRKPYTIKKPVGKTKEELALEKKRELEKRLQDVSGQLNSTKKPPKKASEKTETSSAQQVAVSRLSASSSSSDSSSSSSSSSSSDTSDSDSG, from the exons ATGCTGCAAAACGTGACTCCCCACAGCAA GCTCCCTGGGGAGGGGAATGCAGGGTTACTGGGGCTGGGCCCAGAGGCAGCAGCGCCTGGGAAAAGGATTCGAAAGCCCTCCCTGTTGTATGAGGGATTCGAGAGCCCCACAATGGCTTCAGTGCCGGCTTTGCAACTAACCCCTGCCAACCCACCACCCCCGGAGGTGTCCAATCCCAAAAAGCCAGGACGGGTTACCAACCAGTTGCAATACCTGCATAAGGTGGTGATGAAGGCTCTGTGGAAACATCAGTTTGCATGGCCCTTCCGGCAGCCTGTGGATGCTGTCAAACTGGGTCTGCCG GATTATCACAAAATTATAAAGCAGCCTATGGATATGGGAACTATCAAGAGAAGACTTGAAAACAACTATTACTGGGCTGCCTCAGAGTGTATGCAGGATTTCAATACCATGTTCACCAACTGTTATATCTACAACAAG CCTACTGATGATATTGTCCTGATGGCACAAACGCTGGAAAAGATCTTTCTACAGAAGGTGGCGTCAATGCCACAAGAGGAACAAGAGCTTGTGGTGACTATCCCTAAGAACAGCCACAAGAAAGGGGCCAAATTGGCAG CCCTGTATACTCCACCACCTGAGATACCTACCACTGTCCTCAACATTCCCCACCCATCGGTCATCTCTTCGCCCCTTCTCAAGTCCTTGCACTCCGCTGGACCCCCGCTCCTTGCTGTCTCTGCagctcccccagcccagccccttgcCAAG AAAAAAGGGGTAAAGCGGAAAGCAGATACTACCACCCCTACACCTACAGCTATCCTGGCTCCTGGTTCCCCAGCTAGCCCTCCCGGGGGTCTTGAGCCTAAGGCAGCACGGCTTCCCCCTATGCGTAGAGAGAGTGGCCGCCCTATCAAGCCCCCACGCAAAGACTTGCCTGACTCTCAGCAACAGCACCAAAGCTCCAAGAAAGGAAAGCTGTCGGAACAGTTAAAACATTGCAATGGCATTTTGAAGGAATTACTGTCTAAGAAGCATGCTGCCTATGCCTGGCCTTTCTATAAACCAGTGGACGCTTCTGCTCTTGGCCTGCATGACTACCATGACATCATTAAGCACCCCATGGACCTCAGCACTGTCAAG CGGAAGATGGAGAATCGTGATTACCGGGATGCACAGGAGTTTGCTGCTGACGTGCGGCTTATGTTCTCCAACTGCTATAAGTACAATCCCCCAGACCATGATGTTGTGGCCATGGCACGAAAGTTACAG GATGTATTTGAGTTCCGTTATGCCAAGATGCCAGATGAACCACTGGAACCAGGGCCTTTACCAGTCTCTACTGCCTTGCCCCCTGGCTTGGCCAAATCATCTTCAGAGTCCTCCAGCGAGGAAAGTAGCAGTGAGAGCTcttctgaggaggaggaggaggaagatgaggaggatgaagaggaggaagaagagagtgaAAGCTCTGACTCTGAGGAAGAAAGGGCTCATCGCTTGGCTGAACTACAGGAAcag CTTCGAGCAGTACATGAACAGCTGGCTGCCCTGTCCCAAGGTCCAATATCAAAGCCCAAgcgaaagagagaaaaaaaagagaaaaagaagaaacggaAGGCAGAGAAGCATCGAGGCCGAGCCGGGGTTGAGGAAGATGACAAAGGGCCTCGGGCACCTCGCCCATCTCAGCCCAAGAAGTCCAAGAAAGCGAGTGGCAGTGGGGCTGGTAGCGCTGCTACACTAGGCCCTCCTGGCTTTGGAACTTCTGGAGGAAGTAGCACCAA ACTCCCCAAAAAGGCCACAAAGACAGCCCCACCTGCCCTGCCTGCAGGCTATGAttcagaggaggaggaagaaagcagGCCCATGAGTTATGACGAGAAGCGGCAGTTGAGCCTGGACATCAACAAGTTGCCCGGGGAGAAACTGGGTCGAGTTGTACACATAATTCAAGCCAGGGAGCCCTCTTTACGTGACTCAAACCCAGAAGAAATTGAGATTGATTTTGAAACGCTCAAGCCATCCACGCTTAGAGAGCTTGAACGCTATGTCCTTTCCTGCCTACGAAAGAAACCTCGGAAGCCCTATA ctaTTAAGAAACCTGTGGGAAAGACAAAGGAGGAACTGGCTTTGGAGAAGAAGCGGGAACTAGAAAAGCGGTTACAAGATGTTAGTGGGCAGCTCAATTCTACCAAAAAGCCACCCAAGAAAG CGAGTGAGAAAACGGAGACGTCATCAGCACAGCAGGTAGCAGTGTCCCGCCTCAGTGCTTCCAGCTCCAGCTCAGATTCCAGCTCCTCTTCTTCATCATCCTCTTCTTCAGACACCAGTGATTCAGACTCAGGCTAA
- the BRD2 gene encoding bromodomain-containing protein 2 isoform X1, which produces MLQNVTPHSKLPGEGNAGLLGLGPEAAAPGKRIRKPSLLYEGFESPTMASVPALQLTPANPPPPEVSNPKKPGRVTNQLQYLHKVVMKALWKHQFAWPFRQPVDAVKLGLPDYHKIIKQPMDMGTIKRRLENNYYWAASECMQDFNTMFTNCYIYNKPTDDIVLMAQTLEKIFLQKVASMPQEEQELVVTIPKNSHKKGAKLAALQGSITSAHQVPAVSSVSHTALYTPPPEIPTTVLNIPHPSVISSPLLKSLHSAGPPLLAVSAAPPAQPLAKKKGVKRKADTTTPTPTAILAPGSPASPPGGLEPKAARLPPMRRESGRPIKPPRKDLPDSQQQHQSSKKGKLSEQLKHCNGILKELLSKKHAAYAWPFYKPVDASALGLHDYHDIIKHPMDLSTVKRKMENRDYRDAQEFAADVRLMFSNCYKYNPPDHDVVAMARKLQDVFEFRYAKMPDEPLEPGPLPVSTALPPGLAKSSSESSSEESSSESSSEEEEEEDEEDEEEEEESESSDSEEERAHRLAELQEQLRAVHEQLAALSQGPISKPKRKREKKEKKKKRKAEKHRGRAGVEEDDKGPRAPRPSQPKKSKKASGSGAGSAATLGPPGFGTSGGSSTKLPKKATKTAPPALPAGYDSEEEEESRPMSYDEKRQLSLDINKLPGEKLGRVVHIIQAREPSLRDSNPEEIEIDFETLKPSTLRELERYVLSCLRKKPRKPYTIKKPVGKTKEELALEKKRELEKRLQDVSGQLNSTKKPPKKASEKTETSSAQQVAVSRLSASSSSSDSSSSSSSSSSSDTSDSDSG; this is translated from the exons ATGCTGCAAAACGTGACTCCCCACAGCAA GCTCCCTGGGGAGGGGAATGCAGGGTTACTGGGGCTGGGCCCAGAGGCAGCAGCGCCTGGGAAAAGGATTCGAAAGCCCTCCCTGTTGTATGAGGGATTCGAGAGCCCCACAATGGCTTCAGTGCCGGCTTTGCAACTAACCCCTGCCAACCCACCACCCCCGGAGGTGTCCAATCCCAAAAAGCCAGGACGGGTTACCAACCAGTTGCAATACCTGCATAAGGTGGTGATGAAGGCTCTGTGGAAACATCAGTTTGCATGGCCCTTCCGGCAGCCTGTGGATGCTGTCAAACTGGGTCTGCCG GATTATCACAAAATTATAAAGCAGCCTATGGATATGGGAACTATCAAGAGAAGACTTGAAAACAACTATTACTGGGCTGCCTCAGAGTGTATGCAGGATTTCAATACCATGTTCACCAACTGTTATATCTACAACAAG CCTACTGATGATATTGTCCTGATGGCACAAACGCTGGAAAAGATCTTTCTACAGAAGGTGGCGTCAATGCCACAAGAGGAACAAGAGCTTGTGGTGACTATCCCTAAGAACAGCCACAAGAAAGGGGCCAAATTGGCAG cactccAGGGCAGTATCACCAGTGCCCATCAGGTGCCTGCTGTCTCTTCTGTGTCTCACACAGCCCTGTATACTCCACCACCTGAGATACCTACCACTGTCCTCAACATTCCCCACCCATCGGTCATCTCTTCGCCCCTTCTCAAGTCCTTGCACTCCGCTGGACCCCCGCTCCTTGCTGTCTCTGCagctcccccagcccagccccttgcCAAG AAAAAAGGGGTAAAGCGGAAAGCAGATACTACCACCCCTACACCTACAGCTATCCTGGCTCCTGGTTCCCCAGCTAGCCCTCCCGGGGGTCTTGAGCCTAAGGCAGCACGGCTTCCCCCTATGCGTAGAGAGAGTGGCCGCCCTATCAAGCCCCCACGCAAAGACTTGCCTGACTCTCAGCAACAGCACCAAAGCTCCAAGAAAGGAAAGCTGTCGGAACAGTTAAAACATTGCAATGGCATTTTGAAGGAATTACTGTCTAAGAAGCATGCTGCCTATGCCTGGCCTTTCTATAAACCAGTGGACGCTTCTGCTCTTGGCCTGCATGACTACCATGACATCATTAAGCACCCCATGGACCTCAGCACTGTCAAG CGGAAGATGGAGAATCGTGATTACCGGGATGCACAGGAGTTTGCTGCTGACGTGCGGCTTATGTTCTCCAACTGCTATAAGTACAATCCCCCAGACCATGATGTTGTGGCCATGGCACGAAAGTTACAG GATGTATTTGAGTTCCGTTATGCCAAGATGCCAGATGAACCACTGGAACCAGGGCCTTTACCAGTCTCTACTGCCTTGCCCCCTGGCTTGGCCAAATCATCTTCAGAGTCCTCCAGCGAGGAAAGTAGCAGTGAGAGCTcttctgaggaggaggaggaggaagatgaggaggatgaagaggaggaagaagagagtgaAAGCTCTGACTCTGAGGAAGAAAGGGCTCATCGCTTGGCTGAACTACAGGAAcag CTTCGAGCAGTACATGAACAGCTGGCTGCCCTGTCCCAAGGTCCAATATCAAAGCCCAAgcgaaagagagaaaaaaaagagaaaaagaagaaacggaAGGCAGAGAAGCATCGAGGCCGAGCCGGGGTTGAGGAAGATGACAAAGGGCCTCGGGCACCTCGCCCATCTCAGCCCAAGAAGTCCAAGAAAGCGAGTGGCAGTGGGGCTGGTAGCGCTGCTACACTAGGCCCTCCTGGCTTTGGAACTTCTGGAGGAAGTAGCACCAA ACTCCCCAAAAAGGCCACAAAGACAGCCCCACCTGCCCTGCCTGCAGGCTATGAttcagaggaggaggaagaaagcagGCCCATGAGTTATGACGAGAAGCGGCAGTTGAGCCTGGACATCAACAAGTTGCCCGGGGAGAAACTGGGTCGAGTTGTACACATAATTCAAGCCAGGGAGCCCTCTTTACGTGACTCAAACCCAGAAGAAATTGAGATTGATTTTGAAACGCTCAAGCCATCCACGCTTAGAGAGCTTGAACGCTATGTCCTTTCCTGCCTACGAAAGAAACCTCGGAAGCCCTATA ctaTTAAGAAACCTGTGGGAAAGACAAAGGAGGAACTGGCTTTGGAGAAGAAGCGGGAACTAGAAAAGCGGTTACAAGATGTTAGTGGGCAGCTCAATTCTACCAAAAAGCCACCCAAGAAAG CGAGTGAGAAAACGGAGACGTCATCAGCACAGCAGGTAGCAGTGTCCCGCCTCAGTGCTTCCAGCTCCAGCTCAGATTCCAGCTCCTCTTCTTCATCATCCTCTTCTTCAGACACCAGTGATTCAGACTCAGGCTAA